A window of the Microplitis mediator isolate UGA2020A chromosome 5, iyMicMedi2.1, whole genome shotgun sequence genome harbors these coding sequences:
- the LOC130667707 gene encoding homeotic protein spalt-major-like isoform X3 has translation MYHCTRPSAYTTHMIHGILSNIITYVDNPSLYIEDDNETGSEGEDSSGGVAVNESAVDLTSNRSNLEDEDEREPDELPMEEDDEEVVDEQDDQDEDEEGSRKQIRNRQDAENNNSFIESGTSSGLFSVPAGTSHVTLEALQNTKVAVAQFAATALAGGADSEAALQDLALLQSTLYTLQHQQVFQLQLISQLQQQLSITHTTGAPGQPSAVGLVQSETVTDTKELSTPPSPSLHHQKSSISSSLNSPPSSRPASHHPPSSPLNVPVVSHPERPSGSSTSTSPISLTIPTVPSIVNSISASTSVNTCTTSSNTMTCVQTPVLSQHQMPALCSISSSLASSIITNNDPMPLNEPNTLEMLQKRAQEVLDNASQGLLANNLADELAFRSGKSGSRLSPYDSKSGGGRGEPFFKHRCRYCGKVFGSDSALQIHIRSHTGERPFKCNVCGSRFTTKGNLKVHFQRHTAKFPHVKMNPNPVPEHLDKYHPPLLQQLAASGQRPLPSPPLPSAAPPTAGSVPSPHHASFHPASTHGFLPPPHHPQPPLPLSLALPAAAAAAAAAAGMPPTLYHRGPIVSQRDDQDLPENLSKSTTTDSTTTTTANNNNNINNNNNNNNNSNNNSNSNNNIDNNNSNNNNSNNINNNNNSNVPPPPPPPPPLPPLSLPPLLPSLPPSQPPTVSILIATTTMTTSTAASTSTSPSMLMHSPRSPVNTNNASIIPTTATTPPTNSIYSQNSHLAHPCLIDRQQEEMKREQLSPSPQINRIDDNTNQGPDDLTTATMTQTTMTMTPTTIMPKREPEEPVDEEPQEDETDEFDPPSPRRSYLDRSSPLMMSNQNVHMSHLQSYEDCSMDSKMSGRLEQDGDMDGDEEMEEQPENLSGRGGHMFHQQTMGYHHPGASPASSTASSGSLQTSFAGLLFPTAPPGHHQHLPPFIPTSSSLTQGTNTSAHESMIIDPSKDPAIYSNLLPRPGSNDNSWESLIEITKTSETSKLQQLVDNIEHKLTDPNQCVICHRVLSCKSALQMHYRTHTGERPFKCKICGRAFTTKGNLKTHMGVHRAKPPLRVLHQCPVCHKKFTNALVLQQHIRLHTGEPTDLSPEQIQAAEVNDFPAGYPPHPLASFLPQGFPGLHHPGGGGFTLGFPPTRHPALERHLQDNDMDIKDMNIYHPKNLQFHNPFQHPRPPYLDEHSEDMEDQDDDDEDRHDDDERLEDLRQRINRRPSTTDIDDDNENERDETKELPSMIMPPCFSTSLAALENQVRTITTVATGGLATPSGGSTSPLDRYNSSEKSTSPPSSIAGGPLDLTPRASSTPGSVVSTSTPPPPLPTPLSLPPPPPTLQHHPHPFGMFAGLLQAVTSSPSSSVGINNVSNTTGTNVITTANNNSSSSNINIINTNSNSNSNSIQTTTGVTINNLATTMNAVSPPGNSSTTGGGALASLTTSAVLAASSTYNPLGLAVGGPAVRGNTTCNICYKTFACNSALEIHYRSHTKERPFKCTICDRGFSTKNDDTVIRTCNCLDTQDVLSRGATTPASVKPKRNRRRRTEEKKTRGRSSGNGGRWALTSTCAPTASVHLPPLMPPALGLLTSDHVFLGNMKQHMLTHKIRDMPAHLFSDAKPPGSQLPSQQQQQQSQLQLDQENSQSSLINDDSSLPPPPPPPPPPPPIPPPMPPSSVESAMPPIKRSPPEGDLPAPKRPSMSSKHLCQVCNKNFSSSSALQIHMRTHTGDKPFRCTVCQKAFTTKGNLKVHMGTHMWTNGASRRGRRMSLDLPPLPITPKDSEFLQRRPDLFYPYLPAPFLNGVQQKLNEISVIQSNNGLPGTHPVNASKYAGLFGTVYGGAPGGFPMEKPPMAPSNGPMSDGKPIIPSGSMLFQTPSPSHSPGTPSSNTGNQNSASVPAWSGETLQHHYEREGPSSRSENNSTPPTARLPPASAPRGEGLAA, from the exons ATGTATCATTGTACGAGACCGTCGGCTTACACTACACACATGATACACGGAATACTGTCAAATATCATCACATATGTTGACAATCCATCATTATATATTg AAGATGACAATGAGACGGGATCAGAGGGTGAAGACAGCAGTGGTGGAGTAGCTGTCAATGAGTCAGCCGTTGATTTGACTTCGAATAGATCAAATTTAGAGGACGAAGATGAACGTGAGCCGGATGAATTGCCAATGGAGGAGGACGATGAGGAAGTGGTCGATGAACAAGATGATCAGGATGAAGATGAAGAGGGTTCACGTAAGCAAATACGTAATCGTCAGGAtgctgaaaataataatagttttattGAAAGTGGAACGTCAAGCGGGTTATTTTCAGTGCCCGCGGGTACAAGCCACGTTACCCTTGAAGCACTACAAAATACCAAAGTCGCAGTGGCACAATTTGCAGCAACGGCACTTGCCGGTGGTGCAGATAGTGAAGCAGCATTACAAGACTTAGCATTATTACAAAGTACACTTTATACACTACAGCATCAGCAAGTGTTTCAATTACAATTGATAAGTCAGCTACAGCAACAATTATCAATAACACACACGACCGGTGCGCCGGGTCAACCAAGTGCTGTAGGTTTAGTGCAAAGTGAAACAGTTACTGATACAAAAGAATTATCAACGCCACCGTCTCCGTCTTTACATCATCAGAAATCATCGATATCGTCGAGTTTAAATTCACCGCCATCGTCACGACCTGCAAGTCATCATCCGCCGTCATCGCCGCTCAATGTACCGGTCGTATCCCATCCAGAACGACCGTCTGGTTCGTCGACAAGTACATCGCCGATAAGTTTAACGATTCCCACAGTACCTAGTATTGTTAACTCAATATCAGCATCGACTAGTGTAAATACCTGTACGACATCCAGTAATACTATGACGTGCGTACAGACGCCGGTGTTATCACAGCATCAAATGCCAGCACTTTGTTCTATAAGTTCGTCACTCGCTTCGTCCATCATCACCAACAATGATCCGATGCCGCTAAACGAGCCAAATACACTGGAGATGCTCCAAAAACGTGCGCAAGAAGTGCTAGACAACGCAAGTCAAGGTCTATTGGCAAATAATTTAGCGGACGAATTGGCATTTCGCAGCGGGAAAAGTGGCTCACGTTTATCACCATACGATTCAAAATCCGGCGGCGGTAGAGGCGAACCATTCTTCAAGCATCGATGTCGATATTGCGGGAAAGTCTTCGGCAGCGATTCAGCCCTTCAGATCCACATAAGGTCCCACACAGGTGAGCGTCCCTTTAAGTGCAACGTCTGCGGAAGCCGATTCACCACCAAGGGAAACCTCAAGGTCCACTTCCAGAGGCACACGGCAAAGTTTCCGCACGTTAAGATGAATCCAAATCCCGTGCCTGAACACCTCGACAAGTACCATCCTCCTCTGCTCCAGCAGCTCGCGGCCTCCGGTCAAAGACCCCTTCCGTCACCTCCACTACCCTCAGCGGCACCGCCTACCGCTGGCTCGGTACCCTCACCTCATCACGCCTCGTTTCACCCAGCCTCGACTCACGGTTTTCTCCCACCCCCACACCACCCACAGCCTCCTTTACCCCTGAGTCTTGCCCTACCGGCCGCCGCAGCAGCAGCCGCAGCCGCTGCTGGCATGCCACCAACCCTTTACCACCGAGGACCAATCGTTAGTCAACGCGACGATCAGGATCTCCCGGAGAACCTTAGCAAATCTACTACTACTGATagtactactactactactgctaataataataataacattaataataataataataataataataatagtaataataatagtaatagtaataataatattgataataataatagtaataataataatagtaacaatataaataataataataatagtaatgtaccgccaccaccaccaccaccaccaccattACCACCACTATCACTACCACCATTATTACCATCACTACCACCATCACAACCACCGACAGTCTCAATCTTAATCGCTACTACTACAATGACCACTTCGACAGCGGCTTCAACGTCTACATCACCGTCTATGTTAATGCATTCACCCAGGTCGCCTGTCAACACAAATAACGCGTCAATAATaccaacaacagcaacaacaccACCAACAAATTCTATTTATTCACAAAACTCCCATCTTGCTCATCCATGTCTTATTGACAGACAACAAGAAGAAATGAAACGTGAACAATTATCACCATCTCCGCAAATAAACAGGATCGATGATAACACAAATCAAGGTCCTGATGATTTGACGACGGCGACGATGACCCAGACGACAATGACTATGACACCGACGACGATAATGCCAAAACGTGAACCTGAAGAACCAGTAGATGAAGAACCTCAAGAAGATGAAACCGATGAATTCGATCCGCCATCACCTAGACGCAGTTATCTTGATCGGTCATCACCACTGATGATGTCCAATCAAAACGTCCATATGTCGCATTTACAGTCTTATGAAGACTGCAGTATGGACAGCAAAATGAGTGGGAGACTAGAGCAAGATGGTGATATGGACGGTGATGAAGAGATGGAAGAACAACCGGAAAATTTATCAGGCAGAGGTGGTCATATGTTTCATCAGCAAACTATGGGTTATCATCATCCTGGTGCGTCTCCAGCAAGTAGTACTGCCAGCAGTGGTAGCTTACAAACATCATTTGCCGGCTTACTATTTCCTACCGCACCGCCTGGTCATCATCAACACTTGCCGCCATTTATTCCAACATCAAGTTCGCTAACCCAAGGTACAAATACTTCTGCCCATGAGTCAATGATTATCGATCCATCTAAAGACCCagcaatttattcaaatttattaccgCGACCTGGCAGCAACGATAATTCATGGGAGAGTCTTATCGAAATAACAAAAACATCTGAAACGTCCAAGTTACAACAACTAGTTGACAACATTGAACACAAACTTACGGATCCAAACCAATGTGTGATTTGTCATCGTGTATTGTCATGCAAAAGTGCACTGCAAATGCACTACAGAACGCACACGGGTGAACGTCCGTTTAAATGCAAAATTTGTGGACGCGCTTTTACAACAAAGGGTAATTTGAAAACGCACATGGGTGTACATCGTGCTAAGCCACCGCTACGAGTATTACATCAGTGTCCTGTGTGTCATAAGAAATTTACAAATGCACTTGTACTGCAGCAGCACATACGGCTGCATACAGGGGAACCAACAGACCTAAGTCCCGAGCAAATTCAAGCCGCGGAAGTCAATGATTTCCCGGCTGGTTATCCGCCACATCCACTTGCATCGTTTCTACCCCAAGGTTTCCCAGGACTTCATCATCCAGGTGGTGGTGGATTTACCCTGGGATTTCCGCCCACACGACATCCAGCTCTCGAGCGACATTTGCAAGACAACGACATGGACATCAAGGACATGAATATCTACCATccgaaaaatttacaatttcacAATCCGTTCCAGCATCCACGACCCCCGTACTTAGATGAACACTCTGAGGACATGGAAGACcaggatgatgatgatgaagaccGACATGATGACGACGAGAGGCTGGAAGATTTACGGCAACGAATAAATCGTCGTCCTTCGACCACTGACATTGATGATGACAATGAAAATGAGAGAGATGAGACTAAAGAATTACCGTCGATGATAATGCCACCGTGTTTTTCTACCTCACTAGCGGCATTGGAAAATCAAGTACGTACAATAACAACAGTAGCTACTGGTGGATTAGCAACACCATCAGGTGGTTCGACATCACCATTAGATCGTTACAATTCCAGTGAAAAAAGTACCAGTCCTCCGAGTTCAATAGCCGGTGGACCACTTGATTTAACTCCTCGCGCCTCTTCCACACCCGGTTCCGTGGTTTCCACATCAACACCACCACCACCATTACCAACACCACTATCActaccaccaccaccaccaacGTTGCAGCATCATCCGCATCCTTTCGGAATGTTTGCAGGCCTATTGCAGGCAGTAACATCGTCACCTTCGTCTTCGGTTGGTATCAACAACGTCAGCAACACCACCGGTACCAACGTCATCACCACCGCCAACAATAACAGCAGCAGTagtaacattaatattatcaaCACCAATAGCAACAGCAATAGCAATAGCATCCAAACAACGACTGGCGTAACTATTAACAACCTTGCGACAACAATGAATGCTGTTAGTCCACCTGGTAATAGTAGTACTACTGGTGGAGGAGCACTTGCATCGTTAACAACATCCGCTGTACTTGCTGCATCCTCGACCTACAATCCGCTCGGCCTCGCTGTTGGAGGGCCAGCAG TACGTGGCAACACAACGTGTAATATCTGCTACAAAACGTTTGCGTGTAACTCCGCACTGGAGATACACTATCGGAGTCACACGAAGGAGCGGCCGTTCAAATGCACCATTTGCGACCGTGGCTTCTCGACAAAG aATGACGACACGGTGATAAGAACGTGTAACTGCTTGGATACTCAAGATGTTTTATCACGCGGGGCAACAACACCCGCATCAGTTAAACCAAAACGCAACAGGCGACGCAGGACCGAGGAGAAGAAAACCCGGGGGCGGTCATCAGGAAACGGAGGCCGGTGGGCTTTAACTTCTACCTGTGCTCCTACTGCATCAGTCCACTTGCCCCCGTTGATGCCACCCGCCCTCGGACTTCTTACCTCGGACCACGTCTTCCTG GGTAACATGAAGCAGCATATGCTCACTCACAAAATAAGAGACATGCCGGCGCATTTGTTCAGTGATGCGAAACCACCTGGATCGCAGCTTCCATCtcagcaacagcagcagcaatcCCAGCTACAGCTTGATCAAGAAAATTCACAAAGTTCGCTGATAAATGACGACTCGAGTCTTCCTCCAccgccaccaccaccaccaccaccgccACCGATCCCTCCACCGATGCCTCCGTCTTCAGTTGAGTCCGCGATGCCTCCCATAAAACGGTCGCCTCCCGAAGGTGATCTTCCTGCGCCAAAGAGACCTA GCATGTCCAGCAAGCACTTGTGCCAGGTTTGCAATAAGAATTTCTCGTCATCCTCGGCGCTACAAATCCATATGAGAACGCATACCGGTGACAAGCCCTTTCGATGCACCGTCTGCCAGAAGGCCTTCACCACCAAAGGCAATCTTAag GTGCACATGGGGACACATATGTGGACGAACGGAGCTTCACGTCGAGGTCGCAGAATGTCACTGGATCTACCGCCACTTCCCATCACACCCAAGGACTCGGAGTTTCTTCAGCGACGACCGGATCTCTTTTATCCATATCTACCCGCGCCCTTCCTTAATGGTGTTCAACAAAAA TTGAACGAGATATCAGTGATCCAAAGTAACAATGGTTTGCCTGGTACGCATCCCGTAAATGCGAGTAAATACGCAGGTCTCTTTGGAACAGTTTACGGCGGGGCTCCTGGGGGATTCCCAATGGAAAAACCGCCGATGGCACCAAGTAATGGACCAATGAGTGATGGGAAACCAATAATACCATCCGGATCAATGCTCTTTCAAACACCATCGCCATCACACTCACCAGGTACACCGTCTTCCAATACCGGTAATCAAAATTCCGCTAGTGTACCAGCCTGGAGTGGTGAAACTCTTCAGCATCATTACGAACGTGAGGGTCCGTCATCGAgatctgaaaataattcaactcCACCTACAGCACGATTGCCACCAGCTTCAGCACCAAGAGGCGAAGGATTAGCCGCGTGA